ACAGGACAACTGCCCTATTTACGACCTGATGGTAAAACCCAGGTGACAGTTCTGTACGAAGATGGCCGACCGATCGGCATCGATACTATCTTGATCTCTACTCAACACACACCGACCATTGATGGGATCACTGACGACGCTGCTGTCCAAGCGAAAATTAAGGAAGACCTTTGGACCGCAGTCGTGCAACCTTGTTTCACTGACATCGACATTAAGCCAAACAAGGAAACCAAATATCTGGTCAATCCTACTGGCAAGTTTGTAGTTGGCGGCCCCCAGGGAGATTCTGGCTTGACTGGGCGCAAGATTATTGTTGACACCTATGGTGGCTATTCACGGCATGGGGGTGGTGCATTTTCTGGTAAGGATCCAACAAAAGTAGATCGTAGTGCTGCCTATGCCGCTCGCTATGTAGCTAAGAATATTGTGGCCGCAGGGTTAGCTGAGAAGTGTGAAGTGCAACTGAGCTATGCGATTGGAGTTGCTCGTCCAGTGAGTATTTTAGTAGAGACATTTGGTACTGGCAAGATTAGTAACAGTGATTTACTGAACTTGGTGCAGCAACATTTTGAACTGCGCCCTGCTGGAATTATCCAAACATTCAACTTGCAAAAGCTTCCCGCAGAACGGAATGGACGCTTCTACCAAGATGTGGCCACCTATGGTCATCTGGGGCGCGCTGATCTAGACTTACCGTGGGAAGCGACAGACAAAGCTGCAATCTTGAAGGAATCATTGGCTCAGCTATCAACTGTTAACTAAGTTTAGCTGGATCATCTCAATAGGCTCTGGTGGGCTAGGAGTGCGGATCCATAGGCAGCCTCTGTATGTAATGGCAGCCGACAAGGTACACCCAAATATCGTTGGCGGATGGCCGTCCAGACTGGATTTTGGGCACCACCTCCTGCTGTATACACGCAGCTAATGGGAGTAGCTCCTAGCGTTTGTAAGAGATGATAGCCCTGAGCCTCAATTCGAGCTATGCTCTCTAACAGACCATGGAGAAAATCTACTGGATTATCTGGGCGGGGGTCTAGACGAGGTGGCAAGTCAGGATCGTTGATAGGGAAGCGATCGCCCGGTTGCGTCA
This portion of the Cyanobacteriota bacterium genome encodes:
- the metK gene encoding methionine adenosyltransferase, producing SDEYFDSIGAGDQGIMFGFACNETPELMPLPISLAHRIARKLAAVRKTGQLPYLRPDGKTQVTVLYEDGRPIGIDTILISTQHTPTIDGITDDAAVQAKIKEDLWTAVVQPCFTDIDIKPNKETKYLVNPTGKFVVGGPQGDSGLTGRKIIVDTYGGYSRHGGGAFSGKDPTKVDRSAAYAARYVAKNIVAAGLAEKCEVQLSYAIGVARPVSILVETFGTGKISNSDLLNLVQQHFELRPAGIIQTFNLQKLPAERNGRFYQDVATYGHLGRADLDLPWEATDKAAILKESLAQLSTVN